The proteins below come from a single Corylus avellana chromosome ca3, CavTom2PMs-1.0 genomic window:
- the LOC132174223 gene encoding secreted RxLR effector protein 161-like — translation MKDLGKASYVIGIEIHRDKNQRILKLSQKAYIEKVLERFKLKNCSTSVAPIIKGDKFSKNQCPQNALEQEQMKSIPYASAVGSLLYAQVCTRPDIAMAVGILGQYQSNPGLEHWKAAKKVMWYLQGTKDYSLTYRHIGHLEVVGYSNSDFAGCVDSRKSTLGYIFLLVGGAIS, via the coding sequence atgaaggatttgggtaaAGCCTCCTATGTCATTGGCATAGAGATTCACAgagacaaaaatcaaagaatattaaaattgtCTCAGAAGGCTTACATTGAAAAGGTTTTAGAAAGATTCAAACTGAAGAATTGTTCAACTTCTGTAGCACCTATCATTAAAGGGGATAAATTCAGTAAAAATCAATGTCCCCAGAATGCGTTGGAACAAGAGCAGATGAAAAGTATCCCATATGCATCTGCAGTTGGCAGCCTATTATATGCACAGGTTTGTACTAGACCTGACATTGCAATGGCAGTTGGAATACTGGGTCAATATCAAAGCAACCCAGGATTGGAACATTGGAAAGCGGCAAAGAAAGTCATGTGGTATTTGCAAGGAACCAAGGACTACAGTCTGACATACAGACACATTGGCCATTTGGAGGTGGTTGGATATTCAAATTCAGACTTTGCTGGATGTGTAGATAGTAGGAAGTCTACTTTAggatatatctttcttcttgttgGAGGGGCTATATCTTAG